One segment of Acidimicrobiales bacterium DNA contains the following:
- the rimP gene encoding ribosome maturation factor RimP has protein sequence MGATETVRDIVLPILSTHEVDLYDMDVQGPLVRVVVDRSGGVDLEVLSSVTRAVSRALDAADPIGHRYTLEVTSPGLERQLRTPEQFARAVGETVKVKTKPDAEGERRVEGVLSVADGEGITVGERTIAYHEIERARTVFEWGTEKKRERRS, from the coding sequence GTGCGTGACATCGTGCTGCCCATTCTCTCGACCCATGAGGTCGACCTCTACGACATGGATGTCCAGGGCCCCCTCGTCCGTGTCGTGGTCGACCGCTCCGGCGGCGTCGATCTCGAGGTGCTCAGCTCCGTCACCCGGGCGGTCTCCCGTGCGCTCGACGCCGCCGATCCCATCGGGCATCGCTACACGCTCGAGGTCACCAGCCCAGGGCTGGAGCGTCAGCTGCGCACGCCCGAGCAGTTCGCCCGGGCCGTCGGCGAGACCGTGAAGGTGAAGACGAAGCCGGACGCCGAGGGTGAGCGCCGGGTGGAAGGCGTGTTGTCCGTCGCCGACGGCGAGGGCATCACCGTCGGCGAGCGAACCATCGCCTACCACGAGATAGAGCGGGCGCGCACCGTGTTCGAGTGGGGGACCGAGAAGAAGAGGGAACGCAGGTCATGA